From Methanococcus maripaludis, the proteins below share one genomic window:
- the rpl18a gene encoding 50S ribosomal protein L18Ae: protein MAKIVRIKGEIVGKDEPMVFTKEYNVLKENDALETMYSEIGSKHAVKRANIKVVEISEISVEEIQSPILKKTLEMN from the coding sequence ATGGCAAAAATCGTAAGAATAAAAGGAGAAATCGTTGGAAAAGATGAACCAATGGTATTTACAAAAGAATACAACGTTTTAAAAGAAAATGATGCTTTAGAAACCATGTATTCAGAAATTGGCAGCAAACATGCTGTAAAAAGAGCAAATATCAAAGTTGTAGAAATTTCAGAAATTTCTGTAGAAGAAATTCAAAGCCCGATTTTGAAAAAAACTCTTGAAATGAACTAA
- a CDS encoding Nif3-like dinuclear metal center hexameric protein yields MKAFEIIELIEKFAPKELAVPRDNIGLQVGLNLEKEVETLGIALDPSLEVIKKAESENVDFLFTHHPILKDPIRNFTGPIYKKLKILTKKDIPLYSAHTNLDICKNGLNDCLAELYNLKDVKNLYEDGLGRVGTFDGTFEDILKITKENIFAVPQTVVPKSIYDKKQLKVAVLSGYGLSQDSIKYVSNFADVYISGDLTHHSKIIAEELGITVIDGTHYGTEVYGLKSFLKYLEKNIPCKTVSLDF; encoded by the coding sequence ATGAAAGCTTTTGAAATCATAGAACTAATTGAAAAGTTTGCTCCAAAAGAACTTGCCGTACCCAGGGACAATATCGGCCTTCAGGTTGGATTAAACCTTGAAAAGGAAGTTGAAACATTAGGAATTGCACTTGACCCGTCCTTAGAAGTTATAAAAAAAGCAGAATCTGAAAACGTGGACTTTTTGTTTACCCACCACCCGATTTTAAAAGATCCAATAAGAAATTTTACAGGGCCAATTTACAAAAAACTCAAAATATTAACTAAAAAAGATATTCCACTTTACAGTGCACATACAAACCTGGATATTTGTAAAAACGGACTTAATGACTGTTTAGCTGAATTATATAATTTAAAAGATGTTAAAAATTTATATGAAGATGGTCTTGGAAGAGTTGGAACATTTGATGGAACTTTTGAAGATATTTTAAAAATTACGAAAGAAAATATATTCGCAGTTCCACAAACTGTCGTTCCTAAAAGCATATATGATAAAAAACAGTTAAAAGTGGCAGTTCTTTCAGGATACGGGCTTTCGCAAGATTCTATTAAATATGTATCAAATTTTGCAGATGTTTACATTTCTGGAGATTTAACTCACCACTCAAAAATCATTGCAGAAGAACTAGGGATAACAGTTATCGATGGAACTCACTACGGAACCGAAGTTTACGGCTTAAAATCATTTTTAAAATATTTAGAAAAGAACATTCCTTGTAAAACAGTATCATTAGATTTTTAA
- the cofH gene encoding 5-amino-6-(D-ribitylamino)uracil--L-tyrosine 4-hydroxyphenyl transferase CofH — MDLMSFKEREISKKDCVELFEDTENFFDILKLADSIRKDIVGDTVTFVKNTNIETTNVCTMGCKFCAFSVSKNSPEAFKLDADEIAKKAVIAKKSGLTEVTIHGGIHPDVDTHFQVETINKVNSATSKLGGIYTHAYSPQEILNGAENAGLSINEALKMLNEAGLRTIPGTAAEILDDEVRSDICPLKMSTKKWIDIMKTAHKTGIKTTSTIIYGHVEEYKHIVDHLSILKEIQKETGGITEFIPMSFLHENTPLYKSGRVTDGASGLYELKLYAIARILFKETIKNIQAPRVKIGTKLSQLILKSGANDLGGTLVEDKVSKAAGSIYEDASVDLMRNAITSIGRIPKERTTLYEIIE; from the coding sequence ATGGATTTAATGTCCTTTAAAGAAAGAGAAATCTCAAAAAAAGACTGCGTTGAATTATTTGAAGATACAGAAAACTTTTTTGATATCTTAAAACTTGCAGATTCCATTAGAAAAGATATTGTCGGGGATACGGTTACTTTTGTAAAAAACACAAATATCGAAACCACAAACGTCTGTACCATGGGATGTAAATTCTGTGCATTCAGCGTTTCAAAAAACAGCCCCGAAGCTTTCAAATTGGATGCGGATGAGATTGCTAAAAAAGCAGTTATTGCTAAAAAATCAGGACTTACAGAAGTTACAATCCACGGCGGAATTCACCCTGATGTCGATACACACTTCCAAGTTGAAACAATAAATAAAGTAAACAGCGCAACTTCGAAACTCGGTGGAATATATACCCACGCATACTCCCCACAGGAAATATTAAATGGCGCCGAAAATGCAGGACTTAGTATAAACGAAGCCTTAAAAATGTTAAATGAAGCAGGTTTAAGAACAATTCCTGGAACTGCTGCTGAAATACTCGATGATGAAGTAAGATCTGACATCTGTCCTTTGAAAATGTCTACTAAAAAATGGATAGATATCATGAAAACTGCGCATAAAACCGGAATTAAAACAACTTCTACAATAATCTACGGTCATGTTGAAGAATACAAACATATTGTAGATCATTTATCAATCTTAAAAGAAATCCAGAAAGAAACCGGCGGTATTACAGAATTTATTCCAATGTCATTTTTACATGAAAATACGCCCCTTTACAAATCCGGAAGAGTTACAGACGGTGCATCTGGACTTTATGAGTTAAAACTCTATGCAATTGCTAGAATTTTATTTAAGGAAACTATCAAAAATATTCAGGCACCAAGAGTAAAAATTGGAACGAAATTGAGTCAGTTAATTTTAAAATCCGGTGCAAACGATCTTGGTGGAACTTTAGTAGAAGATAAAGTTTCAAAAGCTGCAGGAAGTATCTATGAAGATGCAAGCGTAGATTTAATGAGAAATGCAATTACAAGCATTGGAAGAATTCCAAAAGAAAGAACAACACTTTATGAAATAATTGAATAA
- a CDS encoding gamma carbonic anhydrase family protein, producing MAKIAKNAVVIGDVELGKNVNIWYGAVLRADINKIKIDDDSNVQDNCTVHCSKDYPVFIGKGVSVGHGAVIHGCTIEDNVLVGMNSTVLNGAKIGKNSIIGANALVSQNKEIPPNSMVLGVPGKVVRTLTDEEINSIKENAKNYLELSKNL from the coding sequence ATGGCGAAGATTGCGAAAAATGCGGTTGTTATTGGGGATGTTGAACTCGGTAAAAACGTAAATATCTGGTATGGAGCAGTATTACGGGCAGATATTAATAAAATAAAAATAGATGATGATTCAAACGTGCAGGATAACTGTACTGTGCACTGTTCAAAAGATTATCCTGTTTTTATTGGAAAAGGCGTTTCAGTAGGGCATGGTGCAGTAATTCACGGGTGTACCATTGAAGACAATGTACTCGTTGGAATGAATTCAACTGTACTAAACGGCGCAAAAATCGGTAAAAACTCAATAATTGGCGCAAATGCACTTGTATCACAAAATAAAGAAATTCCACCAAATAGCATGGTTTTAGGGGTTCCTGGAAAAGTTGTAAGAACTTTAACTGATGAAGAAATAAATTCTATAAAAGAGAATGCAAAAAACTATCTTGAACTATCAAAAAACTTATAA
- the cofH gene encoding 5-amino-6-(D-ribitylamino)uracil--L-tyrosine 4-hydroxyphenyl transferase CofH, with translation MDLMSFKEKEISKKDCVELFEDTENFFDILKLADSLRKDIAGDTVTYVVNANINFTNVCSGTCKFCAFKAEHGDPNAFFLSPEQVAKKALEARKTGATEVCIQGGLLKEIDTYFQAEILKKVKEITKTYGGIDVHAFSPMEVKSAAENAGLSVKEALKILKENGLNSMPGTAAEILDDEVRSEICPTKLKTSEWIDVVSTAHKTGINTTCTMMYGHIEENKHLAEHLSILRKIQKETGGFTEFVPLTFLHENAPLHHMDRVKSGASGMLDLKVYAISRIFFKDYIKNIQTSWVKLGTKLSQISLNCGANDIGGTLMEESISKAAGGSYGTYMSEEKLKDMVLAVGRIPKQRNTCYEIIE, from the coding sequence ATGGATTTGATGTCTTTTAAAGAAAAAGAAATCTCAAAAAAAGACTGCGTTGAATTATTTGAAGATACTGAAAACTTTTTTGATATATTGAAACTTGCAGATTCTCTTAGAAAGGATATTGCAGGTGACACGGTTACTTACGTTGTTAATGCAAATATTAACTTTACAAATGTCTGTAGTGGAACATGCAAATTCTGTGCATTTAAAGCAGAACACGGCGATCCAAACGCGTTTTTTTTAAGTCCTGAACAAGTTGCTAAAAAAGCACTCGAAGCTAGAAAAACGGGTGCTACTGAAGTTTGTATTCAAGGCGGCCTTTTAAAAGAAATTGATACCTATTTTCAAGCTGAAATCCTAAAAAAAGTCAAAGAAATCACCAAAACCTATGGGGGAATTGATGTGCATGCATTTTCCCCAATGGAAGTTAAATCCGCTGCAGAAAATGCGGGATTAAGTGTAAAAGAAGCTTTAAAAATTTTAAAAGAAAATGGTTTAAACAGCATGCCTGGAACTGCTGCTGAGATTCTGGATGATGAAGTAAGGTCTGAAATCTGCCCTACAAAATTAAAAACTTCTGAATGGATTGATGTTGTATCAACTGCACATAAAACTGGAATTAATACAACTTGCACAATGATGTACGGCCATATCGAAGAAAATAAGCATCTTGCAGAACATTTATCAATTTTAAGAAAAATCCAAAAAGAAACTGGCGGTTTTACAGAATTTGTGCCATTAACCTTTTTACATGAAAATGCGCCACTTCACCACATGGACCGAGTAAAAAGTGGAGCTTCTGGAATGCTTGATTTAAAAGTTTACGCAATTTCAAGAATTTTCTTTAAAGATTATATCAAAAACATACAAACCTCCTGGGTAAAACTTGGAACAAAATTAAGCCAGATTTCATTGAATTGTGGTGCAAACGATATCGGTGGAACTTTAATGGAAGAAAGCATTTCAAAAGCTGCTGGCGGAAGCTACGGAACGTACATGAGCGAAGAAAAATTAAAAGACATGGTTTTAGCAGTTGGAAGAATTCCAAAACAGAGAAACACATGTTACGAAATTATAGAATAA
- a CDS encoding TIGR04013 family B12-binding domain/radical SAM domain-containing protein, which translates to MIGFRMTSKNKYSISKLYPLVGGTLFKEFSEIIENLDSLDILIYSFMSMQEKEVLNEINELKKLKKDVILIAGGAHPSGCPEDTLNMGFDHVIIGEGEISLPNLINSIKSGKTSEKIIKGIIIENFDNYEKIWPLAPIEITRGCPYNCRFCQTPQIFGKNIRHRSIESIVKIVKTMGDIRFVTPNAFSYGSKTGTKPDIEKLEKLMKSLFEIKKRLFFGTFPSEVRPEFVKFETLDLVNKYCDNRYIHFGAQSGSDEVLKHIRRGHTVSDVINAVETSKECDLIPKVDFIFGFPDETKDQRKESIDLMKYIIKKNGKVHAHYFMPLCGTYFENSTPELLEKETLDILGKMAKKGQITGSWGYQYSKNLE; encoded by the coding sequence ATGATCGGATTTAGAATGACTTCAAAAAACAAGTACAGTATTTCAAAATTATATCCTCTAGTAGGTGGGACACTATTCAAAGAATTTAGCGAAATAATTGAAAATCTGGATTCTTTAGATATTTTAATATATTCATTTATGAGTATGCAGGAAAAAGAAGTTTTAAACGAAATAAATGAATTAAAAAAACTAAAAAAAGATGTTATATTAATTGCGGGAGGAGCTCACCCATCAGGATGTCCAGAAGATACATTAAACATGGGATTTGACCACGTAATAATTGGTGAAGGGGAAATTTCACTACCAAATCTTATAAATTCTATAAAATCTGGAAAAACTTCTGAAAAAATAATTAAAGGAATAATAATTGAGAATTTTGACAATTATGAAAAAATATGGCCCCTTGCACCAATAGAAATTACAAGAGGGTGTCCCTACAACTGTAGATTCTGCCAGACTCCCCAAATATTTGGAAAAAATATAAGGCATAGAAGTATTGAAAGTATCGTAAAAATTGTAAAAACTATGGGCGATATCCGGTTTGTAACCCCAAACGCGTTTTCATATGGGTCCAAAACAGGAACAAAACCAGATATTGAAAAACTTGAAAAATTGATGAAAAGTCTCTTTGAAATTAAAAAAAGGCTCTTTTTTGGAACTTTTCCATCAGAAGTAAGGCCGGAATTTGTAAAATTTGAAACACTTGATTTAGTAAATAAGTATTGCGACAATAGATACATTCATTTTGGAGCGCAGAGCGGAAGCGATGAAGTTTTAAAACATATAAGACGCGGTCACACAGTTTCAGATGTTATAAATGCTGTTGAAACGTCTAAAGAATGTGATTTAATTCCAAAAGTTGATTTTATATTTGGTTTTCCAGACGAAACAAAAGATCAAAGAAAAGAAAGCATTGATCTGATGAAATACATTATAAAAAAGAATGGAAAAGTCCATGCACACTATTTTATGCCCCTTTGTGGAACTTACTTTGAAAACAGCACCCCAGAATTACTTGAAAAAGAAACCTTAGATATTTTAGGAAAAATGGCAAAAAAAGGACAGATTACTGGTT
- a CDS encoding translation initiation factor IF-6, protein MIMKTYFSGVSTPGVHSLATEDYGFFPLSVDQKTMERMKNVLDIPATQLNISNSSLIGSLCVGNSNGLLVPNITTEKELELIKMFLKENSLDVNLERLKAKNTAFGNLILTNNKGCIISEELSRFRKTIEDVLDVESGVGNYAELPTVGSNGVATDKGCLVHPLTDELELEWIQDILRVDYVERGTANRGVTSVGACILANTKGAVVGGDTSGPEILKIEEALDLID, encoded by the coding sequence ATGATAATGAAAACATATTTTTCTGGAGTGTCCACACCAGGAGTACATTCACTCGCAACTGAAGATTATGGGTTTTTTCCTCTTTCAGTTGATCAAAAAACGATGGAACGTATGAAAAACGTACTCGACATTCCTGCAACCCAATTAAACATTTCAAACAGCTCTTTAATAGGCTCCTTATGTGTTGGAAACTCCAACGGACTTTTAGTACCTAACATAACGACTGAAAAAGAACTTGAATTAATTAAAATGTTTTTAAAAGAAAACAGTCTGGACGTTAATTTAGAAAGACTTAAAGCTAAAAACACGGCATTTGGTAACTTAATATTAACTAACAATAAAGGATGCATAATTTCGGAAGAATTATCCAGATTTAGAAAAACTATTGAGGATGTACTAGACGTAGAATCCGGAGTAGGAAACTACGCTGAACTCCCAACAGTTGGTTCAAATGGAGTTGCAACCGATAAAGGATGCCTGGTTCACCCACTAACTGATGAATTAGAATTAGAATGGATTCAAGACATTTTAAGAGTGGACTATGTTGAAAGAGGCACTGCAAATAGGGGCGTAACTTCAGTTGGCGCGTGCATTCTCGCAAACACCAAAGGAGCTGTTGTCGGAGGCGACACGTCAGGTCCTGAAATCTTAAAAATTGAAGAAGCTCTAGATTTAATAGATTAA
- a CDS encoding RNA-binding protein: protein MEIKRRYMLKKKELKELKEELGNIFDVEKIIPKKAVVEKAVTEEGEIILLDGTPLAMVNSGRIFPTLKFLLEMDIENNRVIVDMGAVKFIANGADIMAPGIVGADEDIKEGDIVFVVDVTHKKPLSVGEALMDGKTMVEEKKGKAIKTIHFIGDEIWKM, encoded by the coding sequence ATGGAAATAAAAAGAAGATACATGTTAAAAAAGAAAGAATTAAAGGAATTAAAAGAAGAACTTGGAAATATTTTTGACGTTGAAAAAATAATTCCAAAAAAAGCAGTTGTTGAAAAAGCTGTAACCGAAGAAGGCGAAATAATCCTTTTAGACGGAACTCCTCTTGCAATGGTAAACAGCGGGAGAATATTTCCAACACTCAAATTCCTTTTAGAAATGGATATTGAAAACAACAGGGTTATTGTAGACATGGGTGCTGTAAAATTCATCGCAAACGGTGCAGACATTATGGCCCCTGGAATCGTCGGAGCTGACGAAGATATAAAAGAAGGGGACATTGTTTTTGTAGTTGACGTAACTCACAAAAAGCCATTATCTGTTGGAGAAGCTTTAATGGATGGAAAAACAATGGTTGAAGAAAAAAAAGGAAAAGCGATCAAAACCATTCATTTTATTGGCGATGAAATCTGGAAAATGTAA
- the ribH gene encoding 6,7-dimethyl-8-ribityllumazine synthase, translating into MVNLGFVIAEFNRDLTFMMEKMAEEHAEFLGANVSHKIMVPGSFDMPLAIKTLLQKDDIDAVVTIGCVIEGDTEHDEIVVQNAARKIADLSLDFGKPVALGIAGPGMTRMQAEDRIDYGKNAVEAAVKMVKRLKEIQ; encoded by the coding sequence ATGGTCAACTTAGGATTTGTTATCGCAGAATTCAACAGGGATTTAACATTCATGATGGAAAAAATGGCAGAAGAACATGCTGAATTTTTAGGTGCAAATGTTTCCCACAAAATAATGGTTCCAGGATCATTTGACATGCCTCTTGCAATCAAAACACTTCTTCAAAAAGACGACATCGATGCAGTTGTTACAATTGGATGCGTTATCGAAGGAGATACTGAACACGATGAAATTGTAGTTCAAAACGCGGCAAGAAAAATTGCAGATTTATCTTTAGACTTTGGAAAACCAGTTGCACTTGGAATTGCGGGACCTGGAATGACAAGAATGCAGGCTGAAGATAGAATTGATTACGGTAAAAACGCAGTAGAAGCTGCTGTTAAAATGGTAAAAAGACTTAAAGAAATTCAATAA
- the mer gene encoding 5,10-methylenetetrahydromethanopterin reductase has translation MKFGIEFVPNEPITKLAYYVKLAEDNGFEFCWITDHYNNRNVYMTLGNLAAATNKIKLGPGVTNPYVRSPAIAASAMATVDELSGGRATFGIGPGDKATFDALGIEWTKPVGTIKKAIADFKELTAGKRMAEGAQLAVKPSAKIPIYMGAQGPKMLETAGEIADGVLINASNPKDFEAAVPLIKKGAEAAGRSMSEIDVAAYACMSVDKKAEKAKQAAIPVVAFIAAGSPPMILERHGIDPAKVDAIRAGLKEGNFGAAFGNVDENMLEGFALYGTPEEVVEKVKALEKMGVTQVVAGSPIGPNKDSSIKLIGKIIKEFQ, from the coding sequence ATGAAATTTGGTATCGAATTTGTTCCAAACGAACCAATAACCAAACTAGCATACTACGTTAAATTAGCAGAAGACAACGGATTTGAATTCTGCTGGATTACAGACCACTACAACAACAGAAACGTATACATGACCTTAGGAAACCTTGCAGCAGCAACAAACAAAATCAAATTAGGTCCTGGTGTTACAAACCCATACGTAAGAAGCCCTGCAATCGCAGCATCCGCAATGGCTACAGTAGATGAATTATCAGGTGGTAGAGCTACATTTGGTATCGGCCCTGGTGACAAAGCAACATTTGATGCATTAGGTATTGAATGGACAAAACCTGTCGGAACCATCAAAAAAGCAATCGCAGACTTTAAAGAATTAACCGCTGGAAAAAGAATGGCAGAAGGTGCACAACTTGCAGTTAAACCTTCAGCAAAAATTCCAATTTACATGGGAGCACAAGGCCCTAAAATGTTAGAAACCGCAGGAGAAATTGCTGACGGTGTTTTAATCAACGCTTCAAACCCAAAAGACTTCGAAGCAGCAGTTCCTTTAATTAAAAAAGGAGCAGAAGCAGCAGGAAGAAGCATGTCAGAAATTGACGTTGCAGCATACGCATGCATGTCAGTAGACAAAAAAGCAGAAAAAGCTAAACAAGCAGCAATCCCAGTTGTAGCATTCATTGCAGCTGGTTCACCTCCTATGATCTTAGAAAGACACGGAATCGACCCTGCTAAAGTTGATGCAATCAGAGCAGGATTGAAAGAAGGAAACTTCGGTGCAGCATTCGGAAATGTTGATGAAAACATGTTAGAAGGATTTGCTTTATACGGTACACCTGAAGAAGTTGTAGAAAAAGTAAAAGCATTAGAAAAAATGGGTGTAACCCAAGTTGTTGCTGGATCCCCAATCGGACCAAATAAAGACAGCAGCATCAAATTAATTGGAAAAATCATTAAAGAATTCCAATAA
- a CDS encoding DUF2666 domain-containing protein → MSEERIQFNAKKGKWYVSKKIKIDENTSNEEIARVLASIEETLSIKIKDFLPFDMEKLRAIADEIYEKKKGRVKEEDISGALTKLKSPGTTKKLGTIDDTKEGKEILKRLLTEIVLERLGITSKIEAKMIEKYIEKSKAK, encoded by the coding sequence ATGTCTGAAGAACGGATACAGTTTAACGCTAAAAAAGGAAAATGGTACGTTTCTAAAAAAATCAAAATTGATGAAAATACATCCAACGAAGAAATTGCTAGAGTTTTAGCTTCGATCGAAGAAACACTCTCTATAAAAATAAAAGATTTTTTGCCGTTTGACATGGAAAAACTCAGGGCAATTGCTGATGAAATATACGAAAAGAAAAAGGGAAGAGTTAAAGAAGAAGATATTTCAGGAGCATTAACAAAATTAAAGTCTCCAGGAACTACAAAAAAATTGGGAACAATTGATGATACAAAAGAAGGAAAAGAAATTTTAAAAAGACTTCTTACAGAAATTGTTTTAGAAAGACTAGGAATAACTTCAAAAATCGAAGCTAAAATGATTGAAAAATACATTGAAAAATCAAAGGCCAAATAA
- a CDS encoding CBS domain-containing protein, with amino-acid sequence MELTIVQKEILQELISIYREKNKAVKGTEIAVKLSRNPGTIRNQMQALRALNLVDGVPGPKGGYIPTSLTYRSLGLETEEEITVPIYKRDDLVEGVSVIKIVFDTVTREKSCSSKIYVNGDTRKFSEGDVVKVGPTHHNKIVILGRVVGRDDINHILLMDVISVASVPGITVGDVGIKEELIYITPEKTIRDAAKLLSDANISGIPVMDGKKLLGVLSLHDVADAVSRGLENENVTKLMAETIHTISKNEKIYDALILMEKHNVGRLIVLDNEEIAIGILTRTDILNLIEGTIFPKILKKYLK; translated from the coding sequence ATGGAACTTACAATAGTTCAGAAAGAAATACTTCAAGAATTAATTTCAATTTATAGGGAAAAAAATAAAGCTGTAAAGGGAACAGAAATTGCAGTTAAATTAAGTAGAAACCCAGGAACGATTAGAAACCAGATGCAGGCTTTAAGAGCACTAAATCTTGTTGATGGGGTTCCAGGTCCAAAAGGAGGATACATTCCAACGAGTTTAACCTACCGTTCACTCGGACTTGAAACAGAAGAAGAAATTACAGTTCCAATTTACAAAAGAGACGACCTCGTTGAAGGAGTTAGTGTCATAAAAATCGTATTTGACACAGTTACAAGAGAAAAATCATGCTCTTCAAAAATTTACGTTAATGGGGACACTAGGAAATTTTCAGAAGGAGATGTTGTAAAAGTTGGGCCAACGCACCACAACAAAATTGTGATTTTGGGTAGGGTCGTTGGAAGAGATGATATAAACCATATCCTTTTAATGGATGTAATAAGTGTTGCAAGCGTTCCAGGAATCACTGTTGGGGATGTTGGAATAAAAGAAGAATTGATATACATAACTCCTGAAAAAACGATTCGAGATGCCGCAAAACTACTTTCAGATGCAAATATCAGTGGAATTCCTGTAATGGATGGAAAAAAACTTCTTGGAGTATTGAGTCTTCATGATGTCGCAGATGCAGTTTCAAGAGGCCTTGAAAATGAAAATGTGACAAAATTAATGGCTGAAACGATACACACAATCTCAAAAAACGAGAAAATATATGATGCATTAATTTTAATGGAAAAACATAATGTAGGACGGTTAATTGTACTGGATAATGAAGAAATCGCAATTGGAATTCTTACAAGAACAGATATTCTGAATTTAATCGAAGGTACAATCTTTCCAAAAATTCTAAAAAAGTATTTAAAATAA
- the hisE gene encoding phosphoribosyl-ATP diphosphatase, which yields MNVLKEVYATIEKRIEEKPEGSYVAKLTTDGKKTAVNKICEKVGEEAAEVIIAAKDNDKAEIIYESADLIFHTMVLLAKSGITYEELSEEFKKRMK from the coding sequence ATGAATGTTTTAAAAGAAGTATATGCTACGATCGAAAAAAGAATCGAAGAAAAACCCGAAGGCTCTTACGTTGCTAAATTAACAACGGATGGCAAAAAAACTGCAGTAAATAAAATCTGTGAAAAAGTCGGTGAAGAAGCTGCAGAAGTTATTATTGCAGCAAAAGACAACGATAAAGCAGAAATAATTTACGAAAGCGCGGATTTAATTTTTCATACAATGGTCCTTCTTGCAAAATCAGGAATTACCTATGAAGAATTAAGTGAAGAATTCAAGAAAAGAATGAAATAA
- a CDS encoding HemK2/MTQ2 family protein methyltransferase has product MIEIIEINGIKIKTHPKVYVPAEDSELLIENLVDVQNKTVLDVGTGSGIQAINAVKQGALKVIGIDINPYAVECAKINSELNEIDSKKLSFKTGDLFKNIDEKFDVILFNAPYLPTSDEEKLEKYLNYAFDGGKDGREVLDKFLDEVANYLKKDGIIQILQSSLTDGNKTIEKMEKLGFVAKQTGSLKFSFEELQVITGWKK; this is encoded by the coding sequence ATGATAGAAATAATTGAAATAAATGGGATAAAGATAAAAACACACCCTAAAGTATACGTTCCTGCGGAAGACAGCGAACTTTTAATAGAAAATTTAGTCGATGTACAAAATAAAACAGTCCTTGACGTGGGAACTGGAAGCGGAATTCAGGCAATAAATGCCGTAAAACAGGGTGCTTTAAAAGTTATTGGGATCGATATAAATCCATATGCAGTAGAGTGTGCAAAAATCAATTCAGAATTAAACGAAATTGATTCCAAAAAACTTTCCTTTAAAACAGGCGACCTCTTCAAAAATATTGATGAAAAATTTGACGTAATTTTATTCAATGCACCATACCTTCCAACTTCTGACGAGGAAAAATTAGAAAAATATTTAAATTACGCTTTTGATGGCGGAAAAGACGGAAGAGAAGTTTTGGATAAGTTTTTAGATGAAGTAGCCAACTATTTAAAAAAAGATGGAATTATTCAGATTCTTCAATCATCACTTACCGATGGAAATAAAACCATTGAAAAAATGGAAAAATTAGGATTTGTTGCGAAACAAACCGGGTCTTTAAAATTTTCATTTGAAGAATTACAGGTGATTACAGGGTGGAAAAAATGA